A single genomic interval of Trachemys scripta elegans isolate TJP31775 chromosome 3, CAS_Tse_1.0, whole genome shotgun sequence harbors:
- the NSL1 gene encoding kinetochore-associated protein NSL1 homolog, with the protein MKGSGGFRFRRFGKREMAASPARPRAMEAATTKGPEMRPPSPALRETRVRCCSKRWVGEVLGLCAPYVRALADGQPGELGAESRERALRDALWNFETSVQENITINGHPWHETSDEAELQNGSDIKILEDQFDELIVETATKRKQCPRKILVHVIKTMKAEQEMLKLYRPVVKQKERKPEPSQASHMANLRQLTGVTSKQISEAMKSLPALIERAEGFSQALTLQPILELCKLRQEVFAGCKAKEENKIQSFITQVEVTPAETAASKNSNTILKRKRTTDSPQMKYYPLRRRITLNT; encoded by the exons ATGAAGGGCTCGGGCGGGTTCCGCTTCCGGCGGTTTGGAAAGCGGGAAATGGCGGCAAGCCCGGCCCGGCCAAGAGCGATGGAGGCGGCGACGACCAAGGGGCCGGAGATgcggccgccctcccccgccctccgGGAAACGCGCGTCCGCTGCTGCTCGAAGCGCTGGGTGGgcgaggtgctggggctgtgcgcCCCGTACGTGCGGGCGCTGGCGGACGGGCAGCCCGGCGAGCTCGGGGCCGAGAGCCGGGAGCGGGCGCTGCGGGACGCGCTGTGG AACTTTGAAACATCAGTTCAAGAGAATATTACCATTAATGGACACCCATGGCATGAAACTTCAGATGAAGCTGAGCTTCAGAatg GTTCTGACATCAAAATCCTCGAAGATCAGTTTGATGAACTTATAGTAGAGACCGCTACGAAGCGTAAGCAGTGTCCCAGGAAGATATTAGTACATGTAATCAAAACCATGAAAGCAGAGCAAGAAATGTTG AAGCTCTATCGGCCTGTCGTAAAGCAAAAAGAGAGAAAGCCTGAGCCCTCTCAAG CTTCTCACATGGCAAATCTTAGGCAACTAACAGGGGTCACATCCAAGCAGATTAGTGAAGCAATGAAG tcCCTACCAGCATTGATAGAAAGAGCAGAGGGATTTTCCCAAGCGTTAACTTTGCAGCCCATCTTAGAACTCTGCAAGCTTCGCCAAGAAGTCTTTGCTGGCTGTAAGGctaaggaagaaaataaaatccaaagCTTTATAACACAAGTGGAAGTCACACCAGCAGAGACTGCTGCCAGTAAAAATTCTAATACTATCCTGAAAAGAAAGAGAACCACAGATTCGCCACAGATGAAGTACTACCCGCTGCGACGAAGAATTACGTTGAATACATGA